Proteins from one Impatiens glandulifera chromosome 2, dImpGla2.1, whole genome shotgun sequence genomic window:
- the LOC124927328 gene encoding aspartic proteinase nepenthesin-1-like: MNNADESIGFYAPINAGGGEFLMNFSIGTPVMPISAILDTGSDLIWVDCDRHHSPSFSPIRSSTGSNISCYSDACSDLNTFKCQNEACTYLYSYGDGSSSEGFLATETFTFGGPVSIPNVTFGCGVINQGPGLSLGSGLVGLGRGPLSLVSQLGLTKFSYCLSPIGENKTSSIVFGSLAEWNSSTRTKSNHSATPLIQNSFQTSFYYVGLEGITVGETLLPIPKEVFEVKEDGSGGMIVDSGTTLTYLHEEAFRLLKKEFTSQMRLRVSTKSDTTGMDLCFDLPGKDRDFGINNDDNIDIPKVKFHFKGMDLELPSENYIVGDMSLGVVCLAMAASNGMSIFGNIQQQNFLVVHDLDQELLSFVPTQCDQF; encoded by the coding sequence ATGAATAATGCCGACGAAAGTATTGGTTTTTATGCCCCAATCAATGCCGGGGGAGGTGAGTTCCTCATGAACTTCTCCATTGGCACTCCGGTTATGCCCATCTCGGCTATACTAGACACGGGAAGTGACTTGATTTGGGTCGATTGTGACCGCCATCACTCTCCATCTTTCAGCCCTATCCGTTCCTCAACCGGTTCAAACATTTCTTGTTATAGCGATGCATGCAGCGATTTGAACACGTTCAAGTGTCAAAACGAAGCATGCACTTATTTGTATTCCTACGGCGATGGATCCTCCTCCGAAGGGTTCTTAGCTACGGAGACGTTCACTTTCGGTGGTCCCGTTTCAATACCTAACGTCACGTTTGGTTGTGGTGTCATCAACCAAGGCCCCGGACTCAGTCTTGGTTCGGGGTTAGTTGGACTAGGGCGCGGGCCTTTATCACTCGTGTCACAATTAGGTTTAACGAAATTTTCCTATTGCTTGAGTCCGATAGGGGAGAATAAAACTAGTAGCATTGTGTTTGGTTCGTTAGCGGAATGGAACTCGAGTACTAGAACCAAGTCAAACCATAGTGCCACACCGTTGATTCAGAATTCATTTCAAACGTCATTTTATTACGTAGGTCTAGAAGGAATAACGGTTGGAGAAACCCTATTGCCTATACCTAAAGAGGTTTTTGAGGTAAAGGAAGATGGGAGTGGTGGAATGATAGTTGATTCGGGAACTACATTGACTTATTTACACGAGGAGGCTTTTAGGTTGTTGAAGAAGGAATTTACGTCGCAAATGAGACTTAGGGTTTCCACGAAGTCCGACACCACGGGGATGGACTTGTGCTTTGACTTGCCCGGGAAAGATAGGGACTTTGGGATTAATAACGATGATAATATCGATATTCCTAAGGTTAAGTTTCATTTTAAGGGTATGGATTTGGAACTTCCAAGTGAGAATTATATAGTTGGTGATATGAGCTTAGGTGTGGTGTGTTTGGCTATGGCTGCATCAAATGGAATGTCTATCTTTGGTAATATTCAGCAACAAAATTTCTTGGTTGTTCATGATTTGGATCAAGAGTTGCTCTCTTTTGTACCAACTCAATGTGATCAATTCTAa
- the LOC124926549 gene encoding UDP-galactose transporter 1 — MMEEGRLCQWSVIRSVLCILQWWGFNVTVIIMNKWIFQKLDFKFPLTVSCIHFICSAIGAFLVIIVLKLKPLIVVDPEDRWRRIFPMSFVFCINIVLGNVSLRYIPVSFMQTIKSFTPATTVILQWLVWRKEFDLRIWASLIPIVGGILLTSITELSFNTLGFCAALFGCLATSTKTILAESLLHGYKFDSINTVYYMAPFATMIMAGPALLLEGAGVILWFQTHTDVLPALVIILGSGVLAFCLNFSIFYVIHSTTAVTFNVAGNLKVAVAVTCSWLIFRNPISAMNAIGCGVTLIGCTFYGYVRHLLSLQPPGTPRTPRTPRTLKDLIPLVNDKLDDKV; from the exons ATGATGGAAGAGGGCCGATTGTGTCAGTGGAGCGTAATTCGATCCGTCTTGTGCATCCTTCAATGGTGGGGATTCAATGTCACTGTTATCATCATGAATAAATGGATCTTTCAG AAATTGGACTTCAAATTTCCATTGACGGTATCATGTATACACTTCATATGTTCAGCTATTGGAGCTTTCTTGGTTATCATTGTGTTGAAGCTTAAGCCTCTTATTGTGGTTGACCCTGAAGATCGATGGAGAAGGATCTTTCCGATGTCATTTGTATTTTGCATTAACATAGTACTCGGAAATGTTAGCCTACGCTACATTCCTGTCTCATTTATGCAAACCATAAAGTCATTTACTCCTGCAACTACAG TTATTCTACAATGGTTAGTATGGAGGAAGGAATTTGACTTAAGAATATGGGCCTCATTAATTCCTATTGTTGGAGGAATTCTTCTCACATCTATTACCGAGCTAAGTTTCAATACACTTGGATTTTGTGCTGCGTTATTTGGATGTCTTGCTACTTCTACAAAGACCATCCTTGCTGAGTCTTTGTTGCATGGATACAAATTTGACAG CATAAACACGGTGTACTACATGGCTCCATTTGCAACAATGATTATGGCTGGACCTGCATTGCTACTTGAAGGAGCAGGAGTCATATTATGGTTTCAAACCCACACAGATGTTCTTCCAGCCCTCGTCATAATTTTGGGTTCGGGCGTGTTAGCTTTCTGTCTTAACTTCTCTATCTTTTACGTGATTCATTCTACAACTGCCGTGACTTTCAATGTTGCTGGAAACCTCAAG GTTGCAGTGGCTGTGACATGTTCGTGGTTGATATTTAGAAATCCGATATCTGCTATGAATGCAATTGGATGTGGGGTGACTCTTATTGGATGTACATTTTATGGGTATGTGAGGCATTTATTGTCTCTACAGCCACCAGGAACTCCTCGTACCCCACGAACTCCTCGGACGTTGAAAGACTTGATTCCTCTCGTAAACGATAAACTAGATGACAAGGTATAG
- the LOC124927104 gene encoding uncharacterized protein LOC124927104: protein MPRTSSSFLRQLSGKESWKSTSNRWPQGINYGRRSGGEEDEEMMRRKQMEQAGLGFGGMYGNQQGMLMMRKRVMVVVDESSHSKHAMMWALTHVTDKGDLLTLLHILPHPSSPSSSLATSLASLCKACKPEVEIEAVVVQGPKIGTIMSQVKKLEVSVLVLGQKKPSSLLLNCLIGERRSNGEEIVEECINTMECLTIGVRKQSKSVGGYLISTRWQKNFWLLA, encoded by the exons ATGCCTCGGACAAGTAGTTCATTCTTGAGGCAGCTGAGTGGGAAAGAGAGTTGGAAATCAACTTCAAATAGATGGCCACAGGGAATCAATTACGGGCGTAGATCTGGtggtgaagaagatgaagaaatgatGAGGAGAAAGCAAATGGAACAAGCTGGACTTGGTTTTGGAGGCATGTATGGGAATCAGCAGGGGATGTTGATGATGAGGAAGAGAGTGATGGTTGTTGTTGATGAATCTTCTCATTCTAAGCATGCTATGATGTGGGCACTTACTCATGTTACTGATAAGGGTGATCTTCTCACCCTTCTTCATATTCTACCTCAtccatcttctccttcttcttcacttgCTACATCTCTTGCCTCACTCTGTAAAGCTTGCAAACCAGAG GTGGAGATAGAAGCAGTGGTGGTACAAGGACCAAAGATTGGAACAATAATGAGTCAAGTTAAGAAGCTGGAGGTATCTGTACTGGTTCTTGGGCAGAAGAAGCCATCTTCCCTACTATTGAACTG CTTGATTGGGGAGAGGAGAAGCAATGGAGAAGAGATTGTAGAAGAATGCATAAACACAATGGAGTGTTTGACAATTGGAGTGAGGAAACAGAGTAAGAGTGTTGGTGGGTATCTAATTAGCACCAGATGGCAGAAGAACTTCTGGCTTTTGGCTTAA
- the LOC124926482 gene encoding WAT1-related protein At4g08300-like: MVKQMFEKAKPYIAIILLQFGYAGMFVITMVSLKQGMSHYVLVVYRHLVATLAISPFALFIERKTRPKMTVSIFLKITALGLIEPVIDQNLYYVGMKYTSATFASAMVNILPALTFIMAVIFRLERVGLKQLHSIAKVVGTAITVVGAMVMTLYKGPIVNILGLSHQSAHDASNASNGSADHHWVMGTIMLFCCIVGWSSFFILQSITLKQYPAELSLTALICLMGTLQGSAVALAFEHDMSAWIIGFDSKLLAAVYSGVVCSGIAYYVQGVVNRARGPVFITAFSPLAMIITAILGALVLGEKVHLGSLIGAMVIVFGLYAVVWGKSKDPLPNLVQSSNHGHDGDKGKANNDNELPIVMSMDSNNLSKKSSVCDGYTFHGQVEINPNKDPTPINISVTKT; encoded by the exons ATGGTGAAACAAATGTTTGAGAAGGCTAAGCCATATATTGCAATAATATTGCTGCAATTTGGGTATGCAGGAATGTTTGTTATAACAATGGTCTCGTTGAAACAAGGCATGAGCCATTATGTATTAGTTGTTTATCGTCACTTGGTTGCAACCCTTGCAATCTCCCCGTTTGCTCTTTTTATTGAAAG GAAAACAAGGCCGAAGATGACTGTATCAATCTTCCTAAAGATTACCGCCCTTGGATTGATAGA gCCAGTTATCGATCAGAATTTATATTACGTGGGAATGAAGTATACGTCAGCAACATTTGCATCTGCAATGGTGAATATCCTTCCTGCCCTTACCTTCATAATGGCCGTTATTTTCAG GTTGGAAAGAGTGGGCTTGAAGCAATTACATAGCATCGCAAAAGTGGTAGGAACCGCAATCACGGTTGTGGGAGCGATGGTAATGACTCTATATAAAGGCCCGATTGTGAACATCTTAGGGTTGTCTCATCAAAGCGCCCACGACGCAAGCAATGCGTCTAATGGCTCTGCCGATCATCATTGGGTCATGGGCACAATCATGCTCTTTTGTTGCATAGTCGGTTGGTCAAGTTTTTTCATTCTACAG TCTATCACATTAAAGCAATATCCGGCTGAGCTTTCATTGACCGCGTTGATATGCTTGATGGGCACGCTACAAGGATCCGCGGTTGCACTAGCCTTCGAACATGACATGAGTGCTTGGATCATCGgctttgattccaagcttctcGCTGCAGTTTACTCT GGAGTAGTTTGCTCTGGAATTGCCTACTATGTGCAAGGCGTAGTGAACCGGGCTCGTGGTCCAGTTTTCATCACAGCGTTCAGTCCTCTCGCAATGATCATCACCGCGATTTTGGGTGCCCTTGTTTTGGGAGAAAAAGTTCATCTAGgaag CTTGATTGGAGCCATGGTGATAGTGTTTGGGCTGTATGCTGTGGTTTGGGGCAAAAGTAAAGACCCTTTGCCTAATTTGGTTCAATCGAGTAATCATGGTCATGATGGTGATAAAGGGAAAGCAAATAATGATAATGAATTGCCAATTGTTATGTCGATGGATAGTAATAATTTGTCGAAAAAATCTAGTGTTTGTGATGGCTATACCTTTCATGGACAAGTTGAGATCAACCCTAACAAGGATCCAACTCCGATCAATATATCTGTAACCAAAACTTGA
- the LOC124926690 gene encoding uncharacterized protein PAM68-like, which produces MKTKVLCLNHHHHLPLNITKSPWTNPRFTRSSTLIIPITTTRTPTYKTLKLNAESKGFGQTDDNLTRKKTKSNNNSNNNNSMFRDDMNYDDDDDKDEKIPDVVFERIIGRILLYVGAPMGTGLVLLQLFNVLKEKHLWDAPIWVPALTTLITFGASTLGVAYGALSTSWDPNNKGSILGIQEARQNWDDMWLADQEQQDTN; this is translated from the coding sequence ATGAAAACAAAAGTCCTGTGCttgaatcatcatcatcatcttcctcTAAACATCACCAAATCTCCATGGACTAACCCTAGGTTCACAAGAAGCTCAACCCTAATTATTCCCATAACAACCACTAGAACCCCAACATACAAGACATTGAAGCTCAACGCCGAGTCTAAAGGGTTCGGTCAGACCGACGATAATCTAACCCGCAAAAAGACCAAAAGCAACAACAacagcaacaacaacaatagCATGTTCAGGGATGACATGAACTATGATGACGACGACGACAAAGATGAAAAGATACCAGATGTGGTGTTCGAGAGAATCATAGGAAGGATATTGTTATATGTTGGGGCTCCTATGGGGACTGGCTTAGTATTGTTGCAATTGTTCAATGTGTTAAAAGAGAAACATTTGTGGGATGCTCCAATTTGGGTGCCAGCCTTGACCACACTCATCACTTTTGGAGCTTCTACACTTGGGGTAGCTTATGGGGCTCTATCTACAAGCTGGGATCCAAACAACAAGGGCTCCATTCTTGGGATTCAAGAAGCTAGACAGAATTGGGATGATATGTGGCTTGCAGATCAAGAACAACAAGATACCAactaa
- the LOC124926643 gene encoding gamma-glutamylcyclotransferase 2-3 isoform X1, with protein MVMWVFGYGSLIWKAGFNYDDRVFGCIKSYRRVFYQGSTDHRGTPEYPGRTVTLESADGDVCWGVAYKILKKEDQEVALTYLGVREKQYDQKAYVDFFLDDNDSKPAISDVMVFIASPDKKHNPNYLGPAPVEEIAKQIASSEGPSGPNKDYLFHLEESLKSYGCEDKHVMELADEVRRLLSEKL; from the exons ATGGTCATGTGGGTGTTCGGTTACGGGTCTTTGATATGGAAGGCCGGTTTCAACTACGATGATCGGGTTTTTGGCTGCATCAAATCCTATCGACGCGTCTTCTACCAAG GTAGTACTGATCACAGAGGAACTCCAGAATACCCTGGAAGAACAGTTACTTTAGAGTCTGCAGATGGAGATGTTTGC TGGGGTGTTGCCTATAAGATCTTAAAGAAGGAAGATCAAGAAGTTGCTCTAAct TACCTAGGAGTAAGGGAGAAACAATATGACCAGAAGGCTTACGTTGATTTCTTCCTA GACGATAATGATTCAAAACCAGCTATATCTGATGTCATGGT ATTTATAGCGTCTCCAGACAAGAAGCATAATCCGAACTACTTGGGCCCTGCACCCGTTGAAGAAATTGCCAA GCAAATTGCTAGCTCGGAAGGGCCATCGGGTCCCAACAAAGATTACCTATTTCACCTGGAAGAATCCCTGAAGAGCTATG GATGTGAGGACAAACATGTAATGGAGCTGGCTGATGAAGTGAGACGCCTCCTATCCGAAAAGCTGTAA
- the LOC124926643 gene encoding gamma-glutamylcyclotransferase 2-3 isoform X2, whose product MVMWVFGYGSLIWKAGFNYDDRVFGCIKSYRRVFYQGSTDHRGTPEYPGRTVTLESADGDVCYLGVREKQYDQKAYVDFFLDDNDSKPAISDVMVFIASPDKKHNPNYLGPAPVEEIAKQIASSEGPSGPNKDYLFHLEESLKSYGCEDKHVMELADEVRRLLSEKL is encoded by the exons ATGGTCATGTGGGTGTTCGGTTACGGGTCTTTGATATGGAAGGCCGGTTTCAACTACGATGATCGGGTTTTTGGCTGCATCAAATCCTATCGACGCGTCTTCTACCAAG GTAGTACTGATCACAGAGGAACTCCAGAATACCCTGGAAGAACAGTTACTTTAGAGTCTGCAGATGGAGATGTTTGC TACCTAGGAGTAAGGGAGAAACAATATGACCAGAAGGCTTACGTTGATTTCTTCCTA GACGATAATGATTCAAAACCAGCTATATCTGATGTCATGGT ATTTATAGCGTCTCCAGACAAGAAGCATAATCCGAACTACTTGGGCCCTGCACCCGTTGAAGAAATTGCCAA GCAAATTGCTAGCTCGGAAGGGCCATCGGGTCCCAACAAAGATTACCTATTTCACCTGGAAGAATCCCTGAAGAGCTATG GATGTGAGGACAAACATGTAATGGAGCTGGCTGATGAAGTGAGACGCCTCCTATCCGAAAAGCTGTAA